TGCTGGACTTGGGTCTTTAGGTTCTCTGCATATGGCTCCAGTTTGTCTTTTACAGTGGTCAAGTCCCTCTCCAGACGCTCTTTCAGCACTGTAGCCTCCTGAGTGATTGTTGCAATGACATTTTCTGCCAAAGGAGACACTTTGTCCTGGAGGGTGGTGGCATATTGACTGGCCACCTCAGCGCTCTCTGAAATTCTAGCACTGTAatagtataaataaaaaataattaaacatgttttttacaATTCTAGtactattatattatttttaaaaaatgtatttttactaTAACATACTTGAATTCCTGTCCAAGCTCAGACTTTCTGATCTTCTGTATTGTGTCTTCTGCTGTGCGTGTTGCATGGGCAACATGGTCCCAGAATGCATCTCTCAGCTGTTCTAGCTGTGGCTTTGGCTCATCAGCATAAAATATATTGGCATGGCAACCTAGAAATCATcatgaaaatttacatttaaatgtgttgttCAACACTATAGTGGACATCGGGTTGCTTTTTCATGACTTGCCAGTGAAAGCAGCAACTGCAAGCACCAGGAACACCTTCATCTTGGTAGGTCTTggtctttctttaaaaaaagagcagaagacAGTTAAGTACAGTTTTTTTAAGTCACCTCTTGATGACTCATTCAGTTCTGAACATTACCTGTGCCAGTCCTTCTCAGTGAATGCAGTGAAGATGTGCGCTAGTCTACTTTATCATGGCTGTATTTATAGGCACTAAACAACAGAGTGAGAACACAAAGTCCAGGAGTCACTGCCATGTCACTGCAGTTCTCAGCCTTCTCGCGTTTTTTGCCAGGCTCTTATCATATGACCCAGTGAGCCCTGGAATTAGCATTTACAGCTCCAACACGCAGCTTGATCCCTGACCAGAGGGATCACAAAGCGTGATCATTCATTATATAAGATACACTTGATAAAATAGCATGAGAGTAATTCCCTCTCAATCTTACATTGTTGTGCTCAGATTATTATGTTCAAATTTGGAATTGACTATTAATTTTTCCTGTCACAAACATAATGTGTGAAGTGCCAGCAAAATGATCTTGCCTAGGCtgtgcatatttaaaacagCCTTTTCTCCAGAGCATGGGCCAGAGCTTCTTACAAACAATAATCATAGATTTGTCTTAATGGATTTTATACTGTCCATTTGTTTACACAAACCCCCTGCTGCCAATGTAAATTCAAATTTCTGTAAGTGCAAGGGACTCTTTGGAAACCTCAGACCAAAATAAACACCTTAGTCTTTTGCAATATTGGGCatgaatgaaaacacacacaaaaaagtgatGATTGGAATAGTCAGACTTGTCAGTCTATTTTTGTGGCTTGTAAAATCAAAATATACCAAAGGTTTCGGTTTTATATTGTACAGCACTGTTCCAGGTGTCAAGGGATGTGTGTTGGAGGAGAGATTAAGGTATAAAGTAAAGGGATGGGTTCTTTTTGTTAGACACAACATTGCCTACCCCATCTTAAGTCAATGGAGATGTAATGGACTGACCAAGTGTTGATATTAAAAGTGTGCACATTCCTCTTAAAGGTTTTGTTATAAGTTATTTAAAATTCCCCAATTTGTCCCATGACCTATACAATTCACCTGAAAAGCAAACAAATCTGTTTAAATCAATTTTACAACATACAAAATCCTTAAATGAATACTTTTTGAAGCACTTTTGcttccatttcagcatttagtGTTGGAGGTAGGAGTTTATCAGCATGGCACATGTTGACATGCAATATTTGCCCACTTTTCTTCAAAAAGCTTTCCAAATCTCTGAGGGCATCTCTTGTGTACAGCCATCATCAggactttttgttgtgtgttgtaatTTTACTTGTATGAGTTGCAAAATAATTTGAACCTTTCCGTATCCATTTGGAGCAACTTTAACTCAGGTTCAAGTTGTGGAGGGGCATTGTCTTGGTGATTCTAGGACATGATTCTGTGGTCTGTACTACATGAACCAGATTCTCCTGAGAGACCATTAATAGACAGATGTCCTGATATGTTTCTGTCCAATTAGCTGGTTTAATTTAGAATTCATTAATGTGAATCCTTAAGTACTCAGTGGTATTGACAATGGAATGTTAATGACAATTCTtttagatgaataaataatgcttttatttaataaaccaTGTCCACTTAGAGCTGAGTTTGTGCAGGTATGTTTCACACAAGtttaaatttgattttttttattataaacatcTTAATTTGGGCACATAAGATATTTTGCAAACCTTCATTACAATGAAGAAATTTGTCATAACCCctctaaaataaatattcagctGAATGTTATTCAATGAGTACTTTACAAATTGCTGTTTCATGAACATCTACAAGGAGATCACAGTTTGTATTTACAAccgaaataataaaaatagagcTCAGCTGTCCAGAGCAGTTTTGATTATCTAGAATCATTTAACTGGATTTGCTGAAGGACTCATACAGGGATGTGAGTTGGGTTTTCAGGTCCTGGGCATATGGGTCCAGCTTGCCTCTCAGATCCTCAGCATATGGAGCCAAACTCTGCTGTATAATTTTGGTTCTCTGGGCCACCTGGATCTGGAGTTCTTCTGCCATGGGAGACACACTCTTCTGGAAATCTGCGAGGTGCTGGTCTAACCTCTGCTTGATCTCATCTGAGTAAGGGCCCAATTGGGACTGCAGCTCCTTCACACTTTTCTCTAGACTCCCCTTCAGCTCCTCACTCTTCTGGAGCAGGGTGGCCTTCAGGGTTTCAGAATCCAGTGACTCTGCATAAGGACCCATGGACTCCTTGAGCTCCTCCAACCTCTGCtgtacctgggtcttcaggttctcTGCATATGGCTCCAGTTGATCCTTCACAGTGGTCAAGTCCTTCGCCAGACGGTCTTTCAAAACTTCAGCCTCCTGAGTGATTTTTGCCATGACATCTTTGGCCAGAGGGGACATTTGGTTCTGTAGGGTGGTGGCATATTGACTGG
This genomic stretch from Denticeps clupeoides chromosome 5, fDenClu1.1, whole genome shotgun sequence harbors:
- the LOC114791095 gene encoding apolipoprotein A-IV-like, which translates into the protein MKAFLVLAAVVFTGCHANIFYADEPKPQLEQLSDAFWDYVAQATRTAEDTIQMIRKSQLGQDVNARIMESADVASQYATTLQNQMSPLAKDVMAKITQEAEVLKDRLAKDLTTVKDQLEPYAENLKTQVQQRLEELKESMGPYAESLDSETLKATLLQKSEELKGSLEKSVKELQSQLGPYSDEIKQRLDQHLADFQKSVSPMAEELQIQVAQRTKIIQQSLAPYAEDLRGKLDPYAQDLKTQLTSLYESFSKSS
- the LOC114791094 gene encoding apolipoprotein A-I-like, which translates into the protein MKVFLVLAVAAFTGCHANIFYADEPKPQLEQLRDAFWDHVAHATRTAEDTIQKIRKSELGQEFNARISESAEVASQYATTLQDKVSPLAENVIATITQEATVLKERLERDLTTVKDKLEPYAENLKTQVQQRLEKLEEVLAPYAESLDSETLKATLLQKSEELKENLEKSLKELQTQLGPYTDDLREKVDQHLQEFQKRVAPMAEELQAQILHRTKIVQQSLAPYAEDLRGKLDPYAQDLKAQLASLYESFSKSS